The Lepeophtheirus salmonis chromosome 3, UVic_Lsal_1.4, whole genome shotgun sequence genomic interval aaaattatatgggtTGCAGCTTGCAGAGAAAagtaatattactttataatattaatatctccGATGGGTTGgacaaatgacgtcataagtAAACTCATAGCATCAGCTGTTTatgtacacatacatatattttgtacaattaataaataatattccttcgttttatgaaaatattaaaattgtaatataaataaaattatataactctttttttttttttttttttttttttgattgaatgtATTTGAACTTAGTAACCATCCTTTATTAAAAGCCATGGAGTTGGATCTTAAATCTTCCTCCGTTGAAATTGTGGGGGCATTAGTCTCGATAAAGAGCCGGGTGAGCATCGTACCACCCAACAAAAAACTCTTGGAGCTCCTTATTAAGTCCAATATCGTATCTCAATTAGTGTCACTCCTATCTAGACCCAATTCAAAGATTGTAGACCTTTCTTTAAGTATTTTAGCTACTCTTTTGCTCCAGGAAACGCCTCGAAATCAggtattaaacatttattatgtcAAACAAAGTCTACGATGAATTTGACTATTGTTTTATTTGtcataattatgtttatattttatttcatagattCGTAGTTGTAAGGGAATACGCATCGTCCTTGGTATTATTGGAACGATTGGAGAAGAAAGTATTTTATCTCGAGCCTGTAGAGCTTTGGCCAATATGGGCATGAATCCTAAAAATGTCGACGTTATGTTCGATGAAGGAGTTTTACCTCTTCTACTAAAGACTTTATCAGATGTAAGCTGCCCTCGAACCAAACAAGTTATAGTAAGAGCTATAAGGATACTTGGATCATCAAGAAGTAAATATAAGCAGAAAATCGTTCAGGGACAGGGTATTGTATCCGTAAGTGCACTGCTTGACACTAAAGACAAAGAACTTTTAAGAGCTGTAACGCGATGCTTGGCTCATTTCACTCATGGTGGAGATCTCTCTACTGCCACACAGGTTCAAAGCGATTCTGGAAGAGGGTTTCGACGATTAGCGGAATTAGTTAGAAGCAAGGATCCAAAAATTTCTGAGTCAGCTTTATcttgtttgattaatttatctCATGTTGAGAGTGTAAGACCCAATTTAGGAAATGCTGGAACTATCTCTGTTTTAGTAGATCGCATTCCAGAGTCTAAAAATACTACAGTATTCTACCAAGGAGTTATAgctttgtgtttattttgtCGTGAATCTGTGAACAGAAGGAAATTACGGGACAGTGGTGGTTTGGCCTTTTTCGTTGAAGTTTTGAGAATGGATGATAAATGTAATTTACATAATAGAATTCTGCAGTCCTTACTTCAATTTAACTATGATACCCTTAGCTTAAATATTCTCCAAGATAAGGGGTTGATCCCCACATTGTTAAAACTTCTAAACAAGGATGAAGCTGTAACATCTTTTAAACATTCGTGCGAGGCAGAGATAAGTAAGTCTGagattgaaaaatttgattcagACCCTTTGTCGCTATCCATTCATGAAACAATAGAAATGGAAACTTCAGGGACTGAGATCCCTAAAAATAAAACGGAAATAGAAAATGAATCTGAAGAAGATGGAAATGAACAAGAGTTAGATGTTAATGCTTCAAGAATTTATAATAATCTAGTTTCAAATACTAATATGGGGGGTGAAGAACCCGCAAAATTTTCGAATAAACGATCCAATATTACCTTTAGAGTTGATAGTCCTTCCTATCAGGAAgttcaaaaagaatttcaacGTTTTTTAAAAGTGAGGGACAATGTTATTGATTTAGAAGATTCCATTCCTGGAAGTCTTTGTCAATCCCCAGATCGGTAAgagtattttaaatagtttttcgTATTCAGTGCTAAGTATGCAtgtgtcattattttttaaagttctccATGGTCAACCCCTTCCTCGCGCGGTGGTTATTCTCCAGAAAGTTCATGCTCTGGATATTCCCCTTTGCATGATCCCATGGAAGTCTCTTATTCCACTCCAAAATATTCATCTTATGGTCCCATTTCAGATACTGAAGATGAAGATTCAAATCCAGCTACTATGCCCATTGTGATTTCTTCTCCTGAACAACCCACCAAAGTGTATTCTCCAATAGAAACATTTTCGGAAACTGAAGAGGAAAATGATGAAGATGGTATATCTGAGGATCCTGTTCCCTCGACCTCTTCAGCTAGTCCACCACCTCCGAAGAAAAGGAGAACATCCTTTTCATCTTCTCTAGCTTTGAACATACCTAAAGTTCAAAGTATATTTGACTTACCAACCTCACCCATAAAATTTTCTACCACGCCTGAGGATTCctcattttcttttccaaacAAGGAGGATAAGTATAGTTCTCAGAatcaatttatctttcaaattttatcacGCTTGAGTCAAGCAGAAAAACCTCATGATAATATTGTTTCCTTggaaacaacaacaacattacTCCGACATCTTTTCACAATGCCTGAAGATCCAGGTGAATCTCGTGTTGCCAGAATATTGCTGAGGCTTTCTAGGTAATAAGTTTGTTTCTCAAGGTACTTAAGTACCTAGATTAGTTTTCATATACTAACACTTACCTATTTATGTTTGCAGAAATTTATATGCTTTTATGTCTTTCGTTTACCAACGGCAGCTACCTTATCTTAGAAGGGCCTTTGATTCTTTTTGTACTCTGGAAGACTCTCCCTGCATCCGTTGCAAcaaaattaaaggatttttaaattctttttctaCCAACGTATCCCTCCTAGCTGAAACGGGTTATGCAGAAGGTGAAATGTGCCATCATCTATTGAGAGGAAGTGTGCATGAAAAGAGATCAATTGCCATATCGACACCTTTTGTTGCTCGACCTCGTAAATTACTTAGAAACATCCTTATTAATCATGAAGGACTCGAAATCATATTTGACGTATTAGAAACATGTAGTGACTCcttatcaaatgattttttttcccattccGTTATGAGCCTCAACGTTTTAGCAAGCCACTTGGGCGTCATCAATCCAAACTTGACCATGGCAAAAATGCGacgaaatctaaagaatattTGTAAGTTTAAACCAGGTGTTGGTGTTATTTTTGTTCTTGATGATGGATCGGAAGTTCACGCCGATCGCTCTGTTTTAACATCAAGTAGTCAAGTATTTGAGGCGATGCTTGTTGGTGCTTTTGTTGAAAGtgggaaagagaaaataaaacttcCCCTTACTTCCAAGCACGCATTGGAATGCTTGATTCATCGATTGTATGGCTGTGATTGGAAATGCCCACAGTTTAAGGAAAACATGAGAGTGGAGGTTCTCCTTGAGCTACTCATGGTGAGTGATAAGTATTTAATGGAAGATTTTAGCATCGAGGTTTCAAGAGAAATTATTCGGCGTTGCTATCATGGAGGCAATGATATCATTGATATTTACAAGGGTAGTCTAGTCGTAGACTATCCTGTTCGAGGGCTAGGGATTGACTCCCTCTCAAAGTCAACCATTCAGTACATTTTAGTTGGAACCATGTCGAATATTAAAAGAGTCGAAATATTTTCTACCATTTTATTCTCCGaactaaaaaatgactttattgaCGATGTGAGCAAAATGATTACGTCTAAATTGAATGAAGTTAGATAATCTGTGTATATAGAGAATACAcgtcaaattatttaatgaagtttttcttaggaaatgataattaataatcgcatctgttatttttataatccacTCCAGTgaaccatttataaaatatttaaaccaaCCATGATTCACGATTTCATGTCCCTCTAGTCAGTTCACCGTTATTCCATAAATAACCTAATCTAATGATTATAATGTTTTTccataaattcttaaattttttttatcaataattagaATTCCTGGACTTTATCCATTTAAACACATTATAATACTATGTTTTTCTTCCTAATTTTATTACTACGtatgaattaattgaaataaaagaaatataaagggAGTTATGAAAACCATTCAATGTCCTACAGACATTAATTATGGTTGAATCCATTCAAGTTTATTCAGTCTACTTTACTTTCAACTAAATGTTTCAATTCATTTGTCATCGTCGGGGTTTTTATCATAAacaaagaaattcattttttttcaaatatgagtttgcttgacaaaaaatgatttcatattcctaattaagtataaaataatggaaaaaactATAAAGTATCTCGAATTAGATTTTGGGAGGCTTGTGAGCgtttagtttaattaatttttttaggattcaGCATTCATTCATACAAAAGAAATTTGGGTTACAAGCTATATATAAAAGGGTAGGTTGTAGTGAATAATCTCGTAATAgtgttatcataatttttttagggacAGTCCTAGTTTGGAACAAATTTGGAATTATCCAAACaaattttagtttctttaatAAGTCTtggtgtgttaacatcttcctctatAGGAAGATTCATTGTCTATCTTTgtcttaaattgatttaaaaatacataataaattaaatataattataatattttccctgtactaatCTAAATGCTACggacaatgtgcaaaatgcccggacaatctataaaatttctaatagagCGGTTAATGGtaatttaaacttcatttacattgtcaggtgaaatgattgtaggtaatttgattattaaacaattaattacaagcAATTTTGATCATTATGGATATgattaatatacaattttattttaatctatttgataatctagtgcaGGGCTGTGCAATCTGTGGATCGCAAGCTACATTGCAGTCCGCCTAATGTTTAAGTGTGGCCCACTTTCATTCTTACTTCAAGctgtatttttttgcaatattgtcgaaatatcatcaaaacttGTGGAACtctcataatacgtacaaactttgaaaatatttgatgatgtcTTGCATTTTTCTGAGAGTCTAACAGAGTCGCCGGATTAGCTTCTTCAATaagtttggccttgaaaaattagattagggttttttttatatttggtcaaaaattaaaataaatttgtatttaatagttttgttttatatagccatttttcaagaaatttaatttaataggttctacgggccattaaaatatttcaagtgttaATGCGGCTCATTATATTAAAGCGTTAGACATCCCTGATCTACtgctttttcattaaaatttatattgtattcagacaatcaaactatagtgtgataagaaattgtcacaagagactccatttcattttgcaaaatatacctcggccaaCAGGTGGACAGTTGGTTCCTAAggtggatcaaaacctatcactatcctgagtatcaagtaccccttcgaatatattataatacaccctaCCCCGGCTAACGAAAGTGAACCTCTGATCCACAAGAAGGATTAAAATTTATCACCGCACCTATCCTGAGTATCATGGACCTTTCTAATATGATAGGATACGAGTTGTGAAAGCGAACCCCTGGTCCAAAAGGTGTATTCTTCCcaccgcttccttgagcatcaagaacccctttcaatatcctataatatatCCCAGCTCATGGGTTGTGTAAGTGGTAGAAGCTGGTCGAAAAGGTAGGTCATTAGCCACGGCACCGCTTCCCCGAGCATTTAAGACCCCTTCTTATAGTCTATAATAGACCTAGGCCAATAGATTGTGCAAGTGAACTTGTGCATCGAAATCCCCATCACTAACAATCTTAGGAATTATATGAGAGAGCAAATGGAGACATTCAAGACATTTTTATGATGTGGCCACGTGACAACAAGACAAGTAAGCTGGCTGATGGACAGTGGTTCGTTCAGGATACCAAGAATCTCCGCTTTCACTCTGGTATTGGGCAAacttcaaccaatcaatgtatGCCCAACCAATAAAGGTCGGACTTAAGGGCTTACATTTAGTGTGATATAACCACGGAGAAGCATCTATTAGAGATATGTGGCCTTAAAGGCCACACTTTTGAACCTTCCGGCGTTGCCATGGCGgaaaatgaagatgattggACATATGTAAAGGGCTCACATTGACAATCTCCTCAAGACAGCTAAGTGCAACAGAGAGGACCTTATCACAAGCAAGAAGAACAAGCAAAAACGATGATGCAACTCTCCTTACGGCAGTTTAAGGAGACTGAGGTAGGACATTGTGTCAAAGTCTAAGTTCCAAGTATCGACTGTGGAAAAACATCGCCAAGCCAAGTTTTGTTAGAAATCCCAGGAGGAACCTCACCAAGATGGCCAAGGATTTCAACATTGATGGAACAATACTGAGATGACCTTGGGATGTATCCCCATAAATTAAAGAGGTAACAGTACCTGTCCAGCGAGGTAGAGGAATATTTTGAAGAACGCTTGGAATGATATCATATCTCCCTATCTTGAAGAACTAACCGCAATGCAGAGAACCAACTCTTATAAGAAACTtaagaacaattttttactCTTTGCAGCTAGATAAGTTgaatcttctttaaaaagaCCCTCTATAATTGgttcatttatacaaatattgcaaaaattgtgtaataaaatgttctgcaaattacatatacttttttgataagttatgttattaatattttgttcaaaatgtatcgttttgtgcccatttttttttgcattgccGTAGAACACCGTCCTTGGCCTCACGAGTGAGTGGTATACGAAGCTCTTGTCGAAAAAcaggataaattatttccttgatATCTCCACTTTCTCTTGGGTATTGTGATCTATTTAGCAGAAAACGGATATTATAGACTAAGGACCAAAAATGATGTCTTAAAACAGCTCAATTTAAGAAACCAGTTTGAGCCTTGAAAGGAGTAATTCCTCAGTGCTGATCAAGTTCCCAGAGAGAAGGAAGTTATACATACGGATGTAAATGGACAGGTGGTGCAATTGCAAACAAATAAGTAGTTCATTTGgtgaatgtgtttatttttaggatatattaagtaaaaatatttatgtcaaaaattagGTATTATTAGGTATgttgaaaacattttgaaattataaattttattacatttgatgttgaaaaatatttttaaacaagtttttttgttttctgaagaaactaataaaatttatatgaaaaatacaacCGTGTAATtcgaatattattatataggaaGAAcgattctaaaaataaatttttactagaTCAATGCTTGTTGCTGCATTCATCCTGAAACTTAAaatgaccactctattggaaattttatagattgcccgagTATTTTGCAGATTGGCTGTAACATGTATTCTTGCAAGGGTTATATGGCGTTGCTCGGGCCAATAGGCAGTGTGAAATCATATTGGCAATTGTTAAAGTTATTTGTTTAGACCCCTTAGGCGCGGAGAACATTATAATTTTGCGCctgcatattatataaattgaattattgcaCTATGTAACGAAATTCTTGGAACGCCCGCAGAATAAAACCCACATTCATcaatgttatttaagccatagaacttgaatatgaccattaaaactttcaatccaTGAAGGTTAGGCccttaaagccttttttttaaattaagtttttagggTGTAACTAAGATTCAGTGCCATCTTTCTCCATGAAAACGATATAAcacgtcaagtgtacacacccTCACGGCATGaccatcaccgattttgatgatttttggtgagctggcttttctaaatgaaataaGAGAGTATGTGAAATATTATGGTTAAGTGAATTATCTGGGCAGTTCTAGGGCCGCCACAAATTGGGCCTGATGCGTTGGACCTGTGTTGTTTAGAAGGCCATAATTTCGCTCATAGTGACTCGATTTTAAGACaaattacgtcaaaagatgctcaagaacacaaattttaacttatactcaatcataatcttattttaatcaaaaataaaagtttgggaCTCGGGTGCAGCCTTCAAAATAGCACCCTTGCCAAGCAGCAAACctgattttgtttcaatt includes:
- the LOC121114604 gene encoding uncharacterized protein translates to MELDLKSSSVEIVGALVSIKSRVSIVPPNKKLLELLIKSNIVSQLVSLLSRPNSKIVDLSLSILATLLLQETPRNQIRSCKGIRIVLGIIGTIGEESILSRACRALANMGMNPKNVDVMFDEGVLPLLLKTLSDVSCPRTKQVIVRAIRILGSSRSKYKQKIVQGQGIVSVSALLDTKDKELLRAVTRCLAHFTHGGDLSTATQVQSDSGRGFRRLAELVRSKDPKISESALSCLINLSHVESVRPNLGNAGTISVLVDRIPESKNTTVFYQGVIALCLFCRESVNRRKLRDSGGLAFFVEVLRMDDKCNLHNRILQSLLQFNYDTLSLNILQDKGLIPTLLKLLNKDEAVTSFKHSCEAEISKSEIEKFDSDPLSLSIHETIEMETSGTEIPKNKTEIENESEEDGNEQELDVNASRIYNNLVSNTNMGGEEPAKFSNKRSNITFRVDSPSYQEVQKEFQRFLKVRDNVIDLEDSIPGSLCQSPDRSPWSTPSSRGGYSPESSCSGYSPLHDPMEVSYSTPKYSSYGPISDTEDEDSNPATMPIVISSPEQPTKVYSPIETFSETEEENDEDGISEDPVPSTSSASPPPPKKRRTSFSSSLALNIPKVQSIFDLPTSPIKFSTTPEDSSFSFPNKEDKYSSQNQFIFQILSRLSQAEKPHDNIVSLETTTTLLRHLFTMPEDPGESRVARILLRLSRNLYAFMSFVYQRQLPYLRRAFDSFCTLEDSPCIRCNKIKGFLNSFSTNVSLLAETGYAEGEMCHHLLRGSVHEKRSIAISTPFVARPRKLLRNILINHEGLEIIFDVLETCSDSLSNDFFSHSVMSLNVLASHLGVINPNLTMAKMRRNLKNICKFKPGVGVIFVLDDGSEVHADRSVLTSSSQVFEAMLVGAFVESGKEKIKLPLTSKHALECLIHRLYGCDWKCPQFKENMRVEVLLELLMVSDKYLMEDFSIEVSREIIRRCYHGGNDIIDIYKGSLVVDYPVRGLGIDSLSKSTIQYILVGTMSNIKRVEIFSTILFSELKNDFIDDVSKMITSKLNEVR